From one Halothece sp. PCC 7418 genomic stretch:
- a CDS encoding HhoA/HhoB/HtrA family serine endopeptidase — protein MSTNLRRFLTYLIVLVFGVLIGGGGYQVLPSKADTVPQNELIAQSNSPQAITNRFVSLAVEQVGGAVVRIDTERTVTQTNPFADDPFFRRFFGDDFFPNTPRERRLRGQGSGFIVESNGIVLTNAHVVNQADQVSVNLKDGRTFEGKVLGADSVTDLAVIKIQGRELPTVPLGDSDQVRVGDWAIAVGNPLGLDNTVTLGIISTLNRPSAKVGIPDKRLDFLQTDAAINPGNSGGPLLNDRGEVIGINTAIRADANGIGFAIPVNKAKSIYPKLVEGKGVSHPYIGIRMVSLTPELAREINRDPNAGLLIPETEGVLVMQVQPDTPAARAGLRRGDVITAIAGQRITSAEELQRMVEDSNVGERLDFEVQRGEQMEILSVYPAELDDFS, from the coding sequence ATGTCAACAAATTTACGCAGATTTTTAACCTATTTGATTGTCCTTGTGTTTGGGGTTTTAATTGGTGGCGGAGGCTATCAAGTGCTTCCCTCAAAAGCAGACACTGTTCCCCAAAATGAACTGATCGCGCAAAGTAACAGCCCGCAAGCGATTACCAATCGTTTTGTGAGCTTGGCTGTGGAACAAGTGGGGGGCGCGGTCGTTCGCATCGACACCGAAAGAACAGTTACCCAAACCAATCCCTTTGCTGATGATCCCTTTTTCCGTCGCTTCTTTGGCGATGACTTTTTCCCCAATACACCGCGAGAAAGACGGTTACGGGGTCAAGGATCAGGATTTATTGTCGAGAGTAACGGCATTGTTCTCACCAACGCCCATGTGGTGAATCAAGCGGATCAAGTGAGTGTCAACTTAAAAGATGGACGCACCTTTGAGGGGAAAGTCTTAGGGGCCGATTCTGTCACTGACTTAGCAGTCATTAAAATTCAAGGTAGAGAGTTGCCAACAGTCCCTCTCGGGGATTCTGATCAAGTGAGAGTGGGTGATTGGGCAATCGCGGTGGGAAATCCCTTAGGCTTAGATAACACGGTGACTTTAGGCATTATCAGCACCCTCAACCGTCCCAGTGCCAAAGTGGGCATTCCCGATAAACGCCTTGATTTCTTACAAACGGATGCAGCGATTAATCCTGGCAACTCTGGCGGTCCCCTTCTCAACGATCGCGGTGAAGTGATTGGCATTAATACCGCGATTCGTGCTGATGCCAACGGCATTGGCTTTGCGATTCCAGTCAACAAAGCAAAATCAATTTATCCGAAACTGGTGGAAGGCAAAGGAGTTTCTCACCCTTACATTGGCATTCGCATGGTTAGCCTCACCCCAGAGTTGGCAAGAGAAATCAATCGCGATCCCAATGCGGGGTTACTGATTCCCGAAACGGAAGGGGTTTTAGTCATGCAAGTCCAACCAGATACCCCAGCAGCACGGGCGGGTTTACGTCGCGGTGACGTGATTACAGCCATTGCTGGGCAACGCATTACCAGTGCGGAAGAATTACAACGGATGGTCGAAGATAGCAATGTTGGAGAAAGACTCGACTTTGAAGTCCAACGCGGTGAACAAATGGAAATCTTATCTGTTTATCCCGCAGAATTAGACGATTTTTCCTAA
- a CDS encoding extracellular solute-binding protein, with protein sequence MLNRRKFLLMAFLTAITPILESCSSSNNSLAIRVLKDSIPPQLLGNFQKQFPENRPLDIKPIPQLKSLYELLEKLSQEDNQKTANLVTLGDIWLEEAIAENLIQPLDLTSVDNWRKLPSVWQRLVQRDAQGNLAPNGKIWGAPYRWGNTVIAYRADQFREAGYEPITDWKDLWREELRDRVSLLNQPREVIGFTLKKLGQSYNTSDLEQVPNLKTELATLHQQVKFYSSQAYLQPLVLEDTWVAVGWSSDILQLQTRYPDLTTVIPESGTSLWADVWVQPTGKPSLSEAMLQWINFCWEEQAATQIGLFTNASSPILLNTKTDQLPESLQQDQLRIPPQTLIEKSEFLLPLSAQTKKQYQQLWREMRTNTSR encoded by the coding sequence ATGTTAAACCGTCGTAAATTTTTATTAATGGCTTTCTTGACTGCCATTACCCCAATTTTGGAATCTTGTAGTTCTAGTAACAATTCTCTTGCCATCCGAGTGTTAAAAGACTCGATTCCGCCTCAGCTTTTAGGAAACTTTCAAAAACAATTTCCAGAGAATCGTCCCTTAGATATTAAGCCAATTCCGCAGTTAAAAAGTCTCTATGAGCTTCTAGAGAAATTATCACAAGAAGACAACCAAAAAACTGCTAATTTGGTAACATTAGGCGATATTTGGCTGGAAGAGGCGATTGCTGAAAATTTAATTCAACCTTTAGATCTAACCTCGGTTGACAATTGGAGAAAATTGCCATCGGTTTGGCAAAGGCTAGTCCAACGAGATGCACAGGGTAATTTGGCTCCGAATGGTAAAATCTGGGGAGCGCCCTATCGCTGGGGGAATACAGTGATTGCGTATCGAGCGGATCAGTTTCGGGAAGCGGGTTATGAGCCCATCACCGATTGGAAAGATTTATGGCGGGAAGAATTGCGCGATCGCGTTTCTTTATTAAATCAACCGCGAGAAGTCATCGGCTTCACCTTAAAAAAACTCGGACAATCTTACAACACAAGCGATTTAGAGCAAGTTCCCAACTTAAAAACTGAATTAGCGACTCTACACCAACAAGTTAAATTTTATAGTTCTCAAGCCTATCTTCAGCCTTTAGTGTTAGAAGATACTTGGGTTGCTGTTGGTTGGTCTAGCGATATTCTACAACTACAAACTCGTTACCCTGATCTGACAACGGTGATTCCAGAATCAGGAACATCTCTCTGGGCGGATGTTTGGGTGCAACCAACAGGCAAACCAAGCCTTTCAGAAGCAATGTTACAATGGATTAACTTTTGTTGGGAAGAGCAAGCAGCGACCCAAATTGGACTATTTACCAATGCTTCCTCCCCAATTTTACTGAATACAAAAACCGACCAACTCCCAGAAAGTTTACAACAAGATCAGTTACGAATTCCCCCGCAAACTTTAATTGAAAAAAGTGAATTTTTGTTGCCCTTATCTGCTCAAACCAAGAAACAATATCAACAGCTGTGGCGGGAAATGCGAACCAATACTTCTCGTTGA
- a CDS encoding SIMPL domain-containing protein: protein MNRLLPSLGWRGLSLILLGSLIVIVGWRLQEPSSITPAMAQDVPPQTLTVTGEGTESIPTTLTEVRLGVEVEGKTATEAQEDAARRSTAVVELLRSRNVENLETTGIRLQPQYRYNDGKRNLTGYEALNLVSFRIPTDDIGNLLDEAVQAGATRIDAVSFTATDSAIAQAQKEALKAATLDAKAQADAVLGALNLRSQSVIKIQINNATPPVMPRTEALQTRGDVAASRAPSSPVMGGEQEIRARVTLQIRY, encoded by the coding sequence ATGAATCGTTTATTACCATCATTGGGTTGGAGAGGACTGAGTTTGATCCTTCTCGGGAGTTTGATTGTCATCGTCGGTTGGCGTTTACAAGAACCGAGTTCGATTACACCAGCGATGGCTCAAGATGTACCCCCACAAACCTTGACTGTGACTGGAGAAGGAACTGAGTCTATCCCCACAACTTTAACAGAAGTGCGCTTAGGGGTGGAAGTGGAAGGGAAAACCGCCACTGAAGCGCAAGAAGACGCGGCTCGACGTTCTACGGCGGTGGTTGAGTTACTCCGATCGCGCAATGTAGAAAATTTAGAAACCACGGGCATCCGCTTACAACCGCAATATCGCTATAATGACGGCAAGCGGAATCTCACTGGCTACGAAGCTCTCAATTTAGTCAGTTTTCGGATTCCCACGGATGATATCGGTAATTTACTAGATGAAGCCGTGCAAGCTGGAGCGACTCGCATTGATGCTGTGAGTTTTACCGCGACTGACAGCGCGATCGCGCAAGCCCAAAAAGAAGCCCTGAAAGCAGCGACCCTAGATGCAAAAGCCCAAGCCGATGCCGTTTTAGGCGCACTCAATCTCCGCTCACAATCGGTCATTAAGATCCAAATTAATAACGCGACTCCCCCCGTGATGCCTCGCACGGAAGCCTTACAAACCCGAGGCGATGTTGCAGCCAGTCGTGCCCCGAGTTCTCCTGTGATGGGAGGAGAGCAAGAGATTCGGGCGCGAGTCACGCTACAAATTCGTTATTAA
- the surE gene encoding 5'/3'-nucleotidase SurE: MILTNDDGFQAPGIKALQTAIPEQGIIIAPETELSGCGHQVTTKRGLKLQQHSQQIYSVDGTPADCVRIGLTQLFPDAEWVISGINAGGNLGADVYISGTVAAVREAVFLGKKGIAISHWRKRPLEINWNLAARWSAQVLEKLFTLPLPEGSYWNVNLPHLDPDSEDPEIVFCEGGKQPLPVVYYFDGERYHYQGEYGKRQRQKGSDVDICFSGHIAVSQLKL; the protein is encoded by the coding sequence ATGATTTTAACGAATGACGATGGGTTTCAAGCCCCTGGTATTAAAGCATTACAAACTGCAATTCCAGAACAAGGTATCATCATCGCTCCCGAAACCGAACTCTCCGGTTGTGGACATCAAGTGACGACAAAACGAGGCTTAAAGTTGCAACAGCATTCTCAACAAATCTACAGTGTCGATGGGACACCAGCAGATTGCGTTCGTATTGGTTTGACCCAACTTTTTCCAGATGCAGAATGGGTCATTTCTGGAATTAATGCTGGCGGTAATTTAGGCGCAGATGTATATATTTCAGGAACGGTTGCTGCGGTGCGAGAAGCCGTTTTTCTGGGGAAAAAAGGGATTGCAATTTCTCATTGGCGCAAGCGACCCTTAGAAATTAATTGGAACTTAGCAGCCCGTTGGAGTGCACAAGTTTTAGAAAAATTATTCACCCTTCCTCTACCAGAAGGATCTTATTGGAATGTTAATTTACCCCATTTAGACCCCGATTCTGAAGACCCAGAAATTGTTTTTTGTGAGGGGGGAAAACAGCCTTTACCCGTTGTTTATTATTTTGATGGCGAACGGTATCACTATCAAGGAGAATATGGAAAACGCCAGCGTCAAAAGGGAAGTGATGTTGATATTTGCTTCTCTGGTCATATTGCCGTTTCTCAATTAAAGTTATGA
- the bioF gene encoding 8-amino-7-oxononanoate synthase: MIENPAYDWIEKSLSTIEKAGWYRTVKRIESIPGAMIKLDGKSLLNFASNDYLGLASDQRLIQAATRAVQRYGTGSTGSRLLSGHRPLHDELESAIAQLKQTEDALVFSSGYLANLGTITALVGLRDLILADQYNHSSLKKGAVLTGGKVMDYKHCDLEDLEQQLSTNRAAYRRCLIVTDTLFSMDGDICPLPDLLDLAAKYQAMVLVDEAHATGVMGDKGGGCVNYFDCSDRAPIQMGTLSKALGSLGGYIAGSKRLIEFLRNRAPSWIYTTGLSPADTAAALAAIKIVREEPQRRQKLWENIQFLQEALADLPLLPSQSPILCIRLDNPTEAVKLSDHLQHKGIFAPAIRPPTVPFSRIRISLMATHEPEQLQYLVDELKAVL, encoded by the coding sequence ATGATTGAAAATCCCGCTTATGATTGGATTGAAAAATCTCTCTCGACCATTGAAAAAGCTGGGTGGTATCGTACCGTTAAACGCATTGAGAGCATCCCCGGAGCGATGATTAAACTGGATGGAAAATCACTTCTGAATTTTGCCAGTAATGATTATCTGGGGTTAGCTAGTGACCAACGGTTAATTCAAGCAGCAACCCGAGCAGTGCAACGGTATGGAACAGGAAGCACGGGGTCTCGGTTGTTAAGTGGTCATCGTCCCCTTCATGATGAATTAGAAAGCGCGATCGCGCAACTGAAACAAACGGAAGATGCACTGGTGTTTAGTTCGGGTTATCTGGCGAACTTAGGAACAATTACCGCCCTTGTCGGCTTGCGAGATTTAATCTTAGCCGATCAATATAATCACTCTAGCCTCAAAAAGGGAGCAGTTCTCACAGGTGGAAAAGTCATGGACTACAAACATTGTGATTTAGAAGACTTAGAACAGCAACTGAGTACCAATCGCGCTGCTTACCGTCGGTGTCTCATTGTGACTGATACCCTCTTCAGCATGGATGGAGATATTTGTCCCCTCCCAGACTTATTAGATCTGGCTGCAAAATACCAAGCGATGGTGTTAGTAGATGAAGCCCATGCCACAGGGGTCATGGGAGACAAGGGAGGTGGCTGTGTTAATTATTTCGATTGCAGCGATCGCGCCCCGATTCAAATGGGAACCCTAAGTAAAGCCCTAGGCAGTTTGGGGGGTTATATTGCTGGATCGAAGCGTTTAATTGAGTTTCTCCGTAATCGCGCTCCCAGTTGGATTTACACCACAGGATTATCCCCTGCGGATACCGCTGCTGCCCTAGCTGCCATTAAAATTGTCCGTGAAGAACCTCAACGCCGTCAGAAACTCTGGGAAAACATTCAGTTTTTGCAAGAAGCCCTCGCTGATTTGCCCCTTCTCCCGTCTCAATCTCCCATTCTCTGTATTCGTTTAGATAATCCCACAGAGGCGGTAAAACTCTCAGACCATCTCCAACACAAAGGCATTTTTGCCCCAGCGATTCGTCCCCCAACTGTCCCCTTTAGTCGGATTCGGATTTCTTTGATGGCAACCCATGAACCTGAACAACTTCAGTATTTAGTAGATGAATTAAAAGCTGTCCTCTAA
- a CDS encoding glutamine synthetase III, protein MSGNDSRAQAINQITNREPMPTQAPERLEDIWAENVFDLNKMQASLPKAVFQSIKNTIVTGEPLDASVADAVATAMRDWAMSKGALYYAHVFYPMTNLTAEKHDGFISVQSDGKVISQFSGKVLVQGEPDGSSFPNGGIRDTFEARGYTGWDVTSPAYIMETDNGATLCIPTVFVSWTGEALDKKVPLLRSIGAMDQAARKVLTLLGNKDVAPVNSSCGAEQEYFLVDANFASQRPDLQLAGRTLFGKAPAKGQEFDDHYFGAIPERVQVFMQEVENILYKLGIPAKTRHNEVAPSQFEIAPFFEAANVASDHQQLIMTVLKQTAKKHGFMCLLHEKPFAGINGSGKHINWSVGNATQGNLLDPGDSPHENAQFLLFCAAVIRGVHKYGPLMRAAIATASNDHRLGANEAPPAIMSVYLGTQLEEIFEQIKTGTVSESKQKGVLDIGVDVVPQLTQDAGDRNRTSPFAFTGNRFEFRAVGSNQSVSGPLIVLNTMLADSLDWIGNRLENELSKNTDMNTAIITVLKDVMEQHSAVIFGGNGYSEEWHKMAVEERGLINLPTTADALPTLKEEAIEDLFKKTGVLTPVELESRFEVYAEQYILSIEVEAKLMVNMAKTMIYPVAMEYLSQLSATLSNLAPLKINLDQTLIETIANLTNSLVATMTRLSEALEQHKTTNTEEKMQYCATTLLPIMNQLREQADALEGAVADHLWPLPTYQEMLFVK, encoded by the coding sequence ATGAGTGGAAATGACAGCCGAGCGCAAGCCATTAATCAAATCACCAATCGCGAGCCCATGCCGACTCAAGCCCCAGAGCGGTTAGAAGACATTTGGGCGGAAAACGTCTTCGATCTGAACAAAATGCAGGCGAGTCTTCCGAAGGCAGTGTTTCAATCCATCAAAAACACAATCGTGACAGGTGAACCGCTTGATGCCTCGGTTGCCGATGCAGTTGCCACTGCGATGCGAGACTGGGCAATGTCAAAAGGAGCTTTGTATTATGCCCATGTCTTTTATCCCATGACCAACTTAACTGCCGAAAAGCATGATGGTTTTATTTCCGTGCAAAGTGACGGTAAAGTGATTTCGCAATTTTCTGGCAAGGTGCTGGTACAGGGAGAACCGGATGGGTCTTCTTTTCCCAATGGGGGAATTCGAGACACCTTTGAAGCACGGGGTTACACGGGATGGGATGTCACCAGTCCCGCCTACATTATGGAAACCGATAATGGGGCAACCCTTTGTATTCCTACTGTATTCGTCTCTTGGACAGGAGAAGCCCTAGATAAAAAAGTCCCTCTTCTCCGTTCGATTGGGGCAATGGATCAAGCAGCCCGCAAAGTATTGACCCTCCTTGGAAATAAAGATGTTGCACCAGTTAATTCCAGTTGTGGTGCAGAGCAAGAGTATTTTCTCGTTGATGCCAATTTTGCCAGTCAGCGTCCCGATTTACAGTTAGCTGGACGCACCCTCTTTGGTAAAGCCCCCGCTAAGGGTCAAGAATTTGATGATCATTATTTTGGTGCGATTCCGGAGCGAGTCCAGGTTTTTATGCAGGAGGTGGAAAATATCCTCTATAAACTGGGGATTCCAGCAAAAACCCGCCACAACGAAGTTGCTCCCAGTCAGTTTGAAATTGCTCCCTTTTTTGAAGCAGCAAATGTGGCTAGCGACCACCAGCAACTTATTATGACCGTACTGAAGCAAACGGCGAAGAAGCATGGTTTCATGTGTTTGCTTCACGAAAAGCCCTTTGCTGGAATTAACGGTTCTGGGAAGCATATTAACTGGTCTGTGGGTAATGCCACCCAAGGTAACCTTCTTGACCCAGGTGATTCTCCTCATGAAAATGCTCAGTTTCTCTTGTTCTGTGCAGCAGTGATTCGCGGTGTGCATAAATATGGTCCTTTAATGCGAGCCGCGATCGCGACAGCCAGCAATGATCACCGTCTGGGTGCAAATGAAGCTCCTCCTGCGATTATGTCAGTGTATTTGGGCACGCAACTGGAAGAAATCTTTGAGCAGATCAAAACGGGAACGGTTTCTGAATCCAAGCAGAAAGGGGTATTGGATATTGGAGTGGATGTTGTCCCTCAGTTAACTCAAGATGCTGGCGATCGCAACCGCACCTCTCCTTTTGCTTTTACGGGCAACCGCTTTGAGTTTCGCGCTGTCGGATCAAATCAGTCTGTATCAGGTCCGTTGATTGTTTTGAATACGATGCTGGCGGACTCCCTTGACTGGATTGGCAATCGCTTAGAAAATGAATTATCTAAGAATACAGACATGAATACTGCGATCATCACTGTGCTTAAAGACGTGATGGAACAACACAGTGCAGTCATTTTTGGTGGCAACGGCTATTCTGAAGAATGGCATAAGATGGCAGTTGAAGAGCGGGGATTAATTAATTTACCGACCACGGCTGACGCGCTCCCAACATTGAAGGAAGAAGCCATTGAAGATTTATTTAAGAAAACAGGTGTGCTGACTCCTGTTGAGTTGGAAAGTCGCTTTGAAGTCTATGCCGAACAATATATTCTCTCTATTGAAGTAGAAGCGAAACTGATGGTAAATATGGCGAAAACCATGATTTATCCAGTGGCAATGGAGTATTTATCTCAGTTGTCTGCTACACTCAGCAATCTTGCCCCTCTTAAGATCAATCTCGATCAAACTTTAATTGAGACGATCGCGAATTTAACGAATTCTCTGGTAGCAACAATGACTCGTTTAAGTGAGGCTTTAGAACAGCATAAGACCACCAATACCGAAGAAAAAATGCAGTATTGTGCCACAACCTTATTACCGATTATGAATCAGTTACGGGAACAGGCTGATGCTTTGGAAGGGGCAGTTGCGGATCACTTATGGCCCCTGCCAACGTATCAGGAAATGTTATTTGTGAAGTAA